The region GACGAATAACCTGGCACAGACAGATAGTCGAGATCGGGAGAAATGTCGTCGGGTGTTGGATCAGATTTAAATACATTAGAATCACCATATGAGGTTACTTTGACACTCGGCGCTGTTTTATATGCCTTTTCTGCCAAAGTTGCTATATCTGCCGCAAATACCGTTGATATCAGATTAAACCAAAGTGCATATATAGTTATAATTATAACAGCAAATCCTGATATATAAGTTCGCATATCTCACCTCGGGCTTTTTTATGATTATACGGCCTTAAGTATGTGAATATACATAAAAATAAAATGCCGTATTGAAGTATATTATACAAAAATATCGGCTTTTGTCAAACTGATTAAAACAATAAAGAATAACCGCGCTTTTTGGCGAGGTTATGTAATTACATTAAAAGGAAAAATAATAATGCTGTAATACCTGTCATAAGTATTTTATAAAATAAATACAAGACAATTTAATATATATTGATATGTCTATTATCAATTGAATACATATCTGCGTTGAATCCAATATGAAGAACAAAAGAGAATAATATCGGTCATCGGCTTTGCGACGGCAAGAGGGATACCTATAAAATCACGGAATAATCTGAGGAATACGTAGCTTAGGCATACGAGAACGACTGCAAGAAGGGCATATTTCCATGAAGTTGTTCTTGCTTTTTTAGATGAATCGTTAAAAACAAGATTATTGTTGAGCATGTAATTAATTGTCGCGCTGATGATCCTTGCAAGTATTACAGAGATAAAAAGAGTGTTTATTAACGAATCAAAAACCAAAAGCAGGATATAATCGACAAAGAATGATATAATAGAAGCCGCGAGATATCTCAGAATCGGCAGCATGACTCTTACGGAATCTGCAATAGGTCTGTAATGAGACGAATAATGCTTTTCATCATACACCGTGTCGATTTCAATTTCCAGAAATTCAAAGCCCGCGCGTTTTGCGTCAAGAAGCATGTTCTGTTCGTATTCGAAACGGGATCCCTTAATACTCATCAGCCAGGGCAGCATAGAATAAGAAACCCCTCTGAGACCTGTCTGAGTATCGCTCACGCGTGTTCCGGTGGCAAGATGAAAAAAGGCGATAGTAAAGGAGTTTCCGAATTTATTTCTGAACGGAACTTTGCCTGTAAATTTCCTGCATCCAAGGATAAGATGATTCAGGTTATTCTTGACAAGAATGGCGACGGAGTTAATATCCTTGAGTTTATGCTGTCCGTCACAATCTGCAGTCACTATTCCGACACAACCTGGTATATTCTCATATATGTATTTGAATCCTGTTTTAAGCGCTTCGCCTTTTCCCCTGTTGACTTCATGGGTTAATATTGTGACGCCTCGCTCTCTTACTCCTTCAAAGACCGGATCGAATTCTGGCTTGCTTCCGTCGTTAACAACAAGAATATCATAATCAGTGTTTTCTTTAATTTCATCTATCAGCTTTAACAGTTTATTATCCGGTTCGTAAGAAGGTATCAGTATTATCATATAGGACCTCTGGTATGAATTAATGGTAAGTTGTTTTATGAGAAAGAGTCAAAATGAGAGTTATATAAAAATAATTATTAATTAATAATCGCGTTAATTGCATTTGAAAGGAATAAAAAAATGAAGAAGTTCATTATTTCTGCTGTCGCAACTGCCGCGGCATTATCGGCAATATCACTTATGTGTGATGGTTTGTATATGTTTAATTTAACAATGTCAAGAAAAGCTCAGGTACCGTCTCATAAAAAAAACGGTAAAAATAAGGAAGTGCCGCCACAAAATGAATGTAACGAATACATGGATTTTGCCGACAAAGGTAAAGAATACTTAAAAACGAAATATACCGAAAAAGTGCAAATAATTTCTGAAGACAGAAAAAAGCTTTCTGCGACGATTGTGCTTTCAAACGCCGTTCATACTGACGGCAAATTGAAATTTACGGTTTGTATTCATGGATACAGAAGCAACGGATTGAATGATTTTGCAATGATGGCTGAGTATTTTACAGATGCCGGATTCGGAATGCTTATTCCGGATAACCGCTCTCACGGAGAAAGCGAAGGGAAATATATTGGTTTTGGGTGGAATGACAGAAAAGACTGTCTGTCATGGTGCGAATATCTTGTTAAAAGATACGGAGAAGATATAGAAATTGTCTTGATGGGAATATCCATGGGCGCCACGGCAGTCATGGCGGCTTTAGGGGAGAATACTATACCGCAGATAAAATGCGCAGTGGAGGATTGCGGATATTCCAACGCATGGGAGGAGCTGTCTTTGCAGCTTTATAATACCTACGGATTAAAGCCGTTTCCCGCACTTTATCTTGTCAGCATATGGAATAAAATAATCAACGGGTATTTTATAAGTGAAAACAACGCTTTGAAGCAGATAAAAAATTCAAAGCTGCCGATTCTTTTTATTCATGGCGAAAATGACAGATATGTTCCGCTTTATATGGTCAACAAGCTTTATGAAGCTTATGAAGGACCAAAAATGCTGTATATCGCGCCGAATGCGGCGCATGCGCAAAGCTTTATAAAAAACCAAGAAAATTATAAGAAAAAGCTTGATGAATTCTTCTCATCGGCGTTCAGTGAACACAAGGATGACGTCGCCTTATGAAAAATAATCACTGTTCATAAGAAATAGGTAATTATTTATATTTCGCATATTATTTGCTTAAGGGAACCTCTAAATATTCAATGACTTAAAATTTCATCTCTTGTTTTCTTTTATTATCTCTACTTTTTTTCGTTTTTTGAGAGTGGAACAATAGAAAAAACGAGTTCTTAGAGGTTACCTTAATACAATATCAATTCACGCTGTCCGCAGACTGTAATATCAGCGGACAGATTTTTTGTCACATAAACTGCTCCGTCAGCTCCGGCTCCGATTAGAATAAAACTGAAATCGGCAAACGAAGCGGTAATTTCCTTCGCTTTATCAAGCCCCATCGCAAATAGCGCGGTGGAAAGTGCGTCGGCAGAGGCTCCTGCGTTTTCAATCGACAGAGGCGCGATAACTATAGCCGATCCTAAGTCGGTTTTTGCCGGATACCCGGTAAATGGATCAATTATATGATGATATGTTGTACCGTTCAGAACAAAAAATCTCTCATATCCTCCTGAAACAGAGATGATTGTGTCTGAGCAATTCAATGTACATGCAACTGAACTCGTATCCGACGGATCGCGGATGCCGATTTTATAGCCTTTGCCCGAATTATTACCGAACGCGAGTATATTTCCTCCAAGTGAAACGAGGGCATTTTCTGCGGAAAATTCTTTTAATATCTCTGTAATAGAATCTGCCGTGTATCCTTTGGCGATCCCGCCGAGATCGATTTGAGTTGATTCTCCCAGATAAATGCGGTTGGTTTCGAGCGTAATATTGTTAAAAGAAGATTCGGAGAGAGCCCTTTGAATGGAATTATTATCCGGTAAAGATGGGTTTTCAGCTTTGAAATCCCAGAGAGCTGTGACTCCGCCGATCAAAGGATCGAAATAACCGTTTGTGGAATCACGCATATCCATTGAAAAGCGTATAAGAGACAAAAGTTCTTGGTTCGTCGAAACCTTTGCTTTATTAAGCTTGTACAGCTCGCTGTTCTGATCTGTTTTTGAAAACAAAAGCTCGATCCTTCCGGCTTCACCATCGAGCTTATCGCGTAATGCTTCGGTATTGTCACCATAAAGGGTATATGTGAAAATTGTGTCCATAAAAAATGAATTATAGATGTTTTTTGAGGGTTGCTGCGAACAGGATTGAAGCAGAACGGACAAAAACAGCATAATAGTTGTAATAATAAACGTAAGCTTATGTTTCATAAATGTATACAGTTTATGGTCTTTCAATATTTACTGCTTGTGGCTCACATAAAAAACTGGTATTTAATAGAAATTTTAATAATGATTGCTGTTTTTAACAATAGTCACTCCGGTAATCATATCAATGCGTTTGAATGTAAGAACTGAAATAATTCCGGTGACCAGTCCGGTAATGCCTGCAGCGGCGAACATGACAGGAAAATAATAAAAAACACCGGAGGAAAAACAGATTGCGGCTGATACTGTCTGACCGACGGTAAAGCCTGCCGAACCGCATATGCTTATCGTTGCCTCTGAAAAGCCGCGTTTTATCAGGATAAGCGAAACGGACATGAAGAATACCGCAAGAACGGCACCTGATAATGATAGAAAAAAAGATACTGGATTTCCGAATATAATGAAAGTGATCGTACATCTGAGAACGGCCACGGCGAGCGCATCGGCAAACCGTTTCCTCGAAATCAGATAAAGCGTTATTATATTGGCAAATCCGAGCTTTATCCCCGGTATTGGGATTATTGCAGATAATGAAAAAATGGCTTCTATATAGGAGATTATCAAACTAATTGCCAGAAATGCGGCATCTGACACGATACGGCGTGTTTTATTCATCTTATTGCCCTGAAAGCTGCGTTCATCCGGCTATTGCGTCTGAATCGTCACCGGTTGGATAGACTACTTTGACAACGAGGCGATTCGGAACGCATACTATGGTTTTCATAGGAGTGTTTGTCTTTCCGAAAGCTACACAGCATTTATCGGGGCAATTAGAATATGCGACAAAAGCATATCCGTCGTCGACTCTGACGCAGAATGCGTTATCTGGCGAAATGTATTCAGAGTTTTCAGAAAGAAGGAGCTTTGAAACGGTAACACCGTCACGGATAATCTCAGCATACGCGTCGGAATGAACCTCGAAAGGGAAAAAATATATTCCAAACGCTATACCTGCGGAAATTATCATATAAATCAAAAAAAAGAAAATGTCCTTTATTTTCATTTTTTCCTCACCGTATTATATTGCGTATATTATATCAAATTTTACTGTTTTTTTCAAGATGATTAAGTAAAAAAGGCCTATTAGGATTAAAATACAGTCGATGCAAGGCTCTAAAATTAACAATGTATTAACAAATGTCATATTAAAACGTATTAAAATTATAAAGTAAATTTAAATGGCTTTTGGAAAGGACAACTCTTTATGAAAAAAAAGATTTTATGCATTCTTACAACGGTAGCCATGATATTGTCAATCATGTCTTCTTTTGTGAATAATGTACTTGCTGAAGACACCGCATCCAAAGAAAAAGTACTGTTTGACTTCAACTGCGATTCTTTAACCGGTTCGCCGTTCACTGTAAACGGGAACACATATCCGGGATATTATATTCTGGATTCAAAAACCGGCGAAAAAGAAAATGTTGCCGCGGGGACGGTTTTATTAGGATGCGATGGCAAAGCGGAAGGACAGGCCGCTCTTTACTATCCTCTTTCAATGACCGAAAAATCCTTCTGCCTCGAAATGGTAATGAATGTGGAAGGGCTGATGACTCCCGCCGCAAATGATGCCTGGAGAGGCTTTTGCATCGACGCGCAGGTACCCGGCAGCAGAAATATATACATTGCCTTCAATAAAATGACTGAAGCTGATTCCAACGGAAAAAACGCATCGGTTACTGTTATGAAATCGGTACGTGATTCTTCAGGAGCTATGAAGAATGAAATAACTGTTCCTACAGACGGAAATTTTCATACATGGAAAATCGTGTTTGACGGAGAAAGCCGCATAAAAATATACATAGACAATCAGCTGCAGGCGTACTTTACAGATATATCGCTGAACATAAACGCGGATAAACCTTATATGAACATCTGCAATTCCACATACAATATCGGAAGCGGTGCCAACCGTATTGTTATTGACAATATAAAACTCACGGAAGGAATTGAATTTGACAATCTGCTTATAAGTGATGTTAAAGAGGCCGATAACTCCTCCGCAAAATCATATACTTTAATGACTTCCGTGAATACTGTCGCGGAAACTTCAGAAATAGGTATTACAATCAGAAGCAAGTCTGACAAGAAAAATGTCGTAACCGCTTCATACAAGCCGACCGATGTAAAATCAAGCTATACATTTGAAAACATTCCGTTTACCGGTCTTTGTGATGTTACCGTCTCAATGAAAGATGCGGAAGCGATGGCGGTGGATTATTCATTTATAACATATATATATTCGGATATTATGGATGCGGACGCTCATCAGGAAATAGACGACTCGGTTCCTGACAAAGCGTATTACTTTAATAATTTATATAAAACCTTTATCCCTGAGGGTTCAAAGTGGAAAGTCGGTTACACAGTCGACGACGCCACAGGGAAAAACGGATCATATCTCCAGTGCTCCGGTTCATCCGAAATAAATACAGTTATAATACCAGTAAAACTAAAGGGAAAATTTGCGGTATATATCGGCTATGTCAAGGGGGCAAAATCCTTTAATGTCAACGGTAAAGATGTGTTCATTACCTATACATCCGATATCGGAACGGATATATACGAAAAATTCGCCATAGCCGGTGATTTTACAAATACGGATAATTATCTTGACAGCTATATTAAGTTGTCAAATACCAAAGGAAACGATGTTAAAATAGCATATATAAAATTCGTTTCCTTATCAGATGAAAAATTTGCGGAATATACCGCCGTTGACGAATCTGCAAAGCTGATGATAGACGACGACGGATTCTCGGCGTTTTTCAGCGGCAGATATCCTACAGTTGATCTTATGAACCAAAGAGTTATCGGAGAATTGGCGACGACGGCAAAAATAAGACAGTTCAACTGGTGTACACTTGTTACGTCAAGATTGAATTATAACAGCGATGTATATAAAAAATATGTCGAGGAAAGACTGACCGAGCTTGGAATTGACAAATCGAAATGGCCTTTTGATTTTCTTGACAATGTTAATAAGAGCGGAGTAAAGTGTAATTTCGAATCTGCAATGCGCGACGGAGATAAGCTTGCTTTTGAGCAGATAAGAAAAATTAATGAAACTGGTTTCCCGCATGAAATACTCGCCGCATACGCAAAAGAAAATAATTTCGGAGAAGTGTATGCCTCTTTGAGAATGGCAGCTTTTTACGATGAAACAAACGGTTATCTTGACGGTTCGCTTTATTATCTGTATCCGGAATGGAAACAATCAGGAGCCGTTCCATTGAGCTTTAAGAATGAAAAATACCGCGAATATATTCACGATATCCTTATTGAAATGGCCTCTGACAATGATGTCGCCGGTGTCACACTTGATTTCGGAAGGTATCCTTATGTGTTCGGAAATGAATTGAGCGACGTGAAGGAAAGAACGTCTATCATGAACGACTTCATGAAGAAGCTGAACGAGGATATGCCTGAAGGCAAAAAGATTAATGTACGCGTGCTCGTTCCCACATCGGAAAGAGCGACTGCATACGGCCTTGATTATGTCACATGGGTAAAGCAGGGTTATATTGACAGGCTCATAACAACCGAGCAAAGCTATGAAAGCTTCTATTCATTCAAGGAATTTGTTCAGTTGTGTGAAAATTATGACTGCGAATATTATCTTGGCATAACAGCCGATCTGTCCGGTTCAGATATGACCAAGGAGCAGGAGGCTCTTGCAAAGCTTGGTTTATGGAAATCAACGAACCAGTATATGACTACAACGTCATATCTGCTTCGTGCTTATGATGGCTATATGGGCGGAGCCGACGGTATATTCATTTTCAACGGCATTTCCTGCGATGAGGTCGGCGGAATCGACCCGAAATATTCATATATAAACAACAAGACGGAAATAATAAAGTGGCATGAATTCGAGTATCCGGCGTATTTTGAACATTCAATTCTTAATATTTCAAAAACAACTCCGGATGAATATAAGGATTATGTTGCCCAGGAAGTAAAAGCCGACGGTAACAAAACAGATAATAATGCTCCGGCAAATAATGTAATATGGATAATTGCGGGTGCGG is a window of Oscillospiraceae bacterium DNA encoding:
- a CDS encoding FAD:protein FMN transferase produces the protein MKHKLTFIITTIMLFLSVLLQSCSQQPSKNIYNSFFMDTIFTYTLYGDNTEALRDKLDGEAGRIELLFSKTDQNSELYKLNKAKVSTNQELLSLIRFSMDMRDSTNGYFDPLIGGVTALWDFKAENPSLPDNNSIQRALSESSFNNITLETNRIYLGESTQIDLGGIAKGYTADSITEILKEFSAENALVSLGGNILAFGNNSGKGYKIGIRDPSDTSSVACTLNCSDTIISVSGGYERFFVLNGTTYHHIIDPFTGYPAKTDLGSAIVIAPLSIENAGASADALSTALFAMGLDKAKEITASFADFSFILIGAGADGAVYVTKNLSADITVCGQRELILY
- a CDS encoding alpha/beta hydrolase, coding for MKKFIISAVATAAALSAISLMCDGLYMFNLTMSRKAQVPSHKKNGKNKEVPPQNECNEYMDFADKGKEYLKTKYTEKVQIISEDRKKLSATIVLSNAVHTDGKLKFTVCIHGYRSNGLNDFAMMAEYFTDAGFGMLIPDNRSHGESEGKYIGFGWNDRKDCLSWCEYLVKRYGEDIEIVLMGISMGATAVMAALGENTIPQIKCAVEDCGYSNAWEELSLQLYNTYGLKPFPALYLVSIWNKIINGYFISENNALKQIKNSKLPILFIHGENDRYVPLYMVNKLYEAYEGPKMLYIAPNAAHAQSFIKNQENYKKKLDEFFSSAFSEHKDDVAL
- a CDS encoding NusG domain II-containing protein; protein product: MKIKDIFFFLIYMIISAGIAFGIYFFPFEVHSDAYAEIIRDGVTVSKLLLSENSEYISPDNAFCVRVDDGYAFVAYSNCPDKCCVAFGKTNTPMKTIVCVPNRLVVKVVYPTGDDSDAIAG
- a CDS encoding bifunctional glycosyltransferase family 2/GtrA family protein, translated to MIILIPSYEPDNKLLKLIDEIKENTDYDILVVNDGSKPEFDPVFEGVRERGVTILTHEVNRGKGEALKTGFKYIYENIPGCVGIVTADCDGQHKLKDINSVAILVKNNLNHLILGCRKFTGKVPFRNKFGNSFTIAFFHLATGTRVSDTQTGLRGVSYSMLPWLMSIKGSRFEYEQNMLLDAKRAGFEFLEIEIDTVYDEKHYSSHYRPIADSVRVMLPILRYLAASIISFFVDYILLLVFDSLINTLFISVILARIISATINYMLNNNLVFNDSSKKARTTSWKYALLAVVLVCLSYVFLRLFRDFIGIPLAVAKPMTDIILFCSSYWIQRRYVFN
- a CDS encoding Gx transporter family protein; this encodes MNKTRRIVSDAAFLAISLIISYIEAIFSLSAIIPIPGIKLGFANIITLYLISRKRFADALAVAVLRCTITFIIFGNPVSFFLSLSGAVLAVFFMSVSLILIKRGFSEATISICGSAGFTVGQTVSAAICFSSGVFYYFPVMFAAAGITGLVTGIISVLTFKRIDMITGVTIVKNSNHY